In Thermanaerovibrio velox DSM 12556, the genomic stretch GACTCCTAAAATCCCCACGAAAAAGCCGGGAAGGCGCGAACGCCCTCCCGGCGGTGGATCTAATAGGCGGTTCGTCGATCCGGGAACCGGTCGCTAGGCGGTGAGAAGGGTCAGCATGGCTCCCGCGGCGACAGCGGTACCTATGACCCCCGCCACGTTGGGCCCCATGGCGTGCATGAGCACGTAGGACCCCGGGTACTCCTGCTGAACCACCCGCTGGCAGACCCTGGCGGCCATGGGAACCGCCGAGACCCCCGCGGCCCCTATGACCGGGTTTATCTTGCCCCCCGACAGGACCTTCATAACCTGGCCGAAGATGGTTCCCCCGGCGGTGCTGAATATGAAGGCCACGAGCCCCAGGGCTATTATCTTTATGGTGGCGGCGGTTAGGAACGACTCCGCCTCCATGGTGGCCCCCACGGTGATGCCCAGGAATATGGTGGTGGCGTTGAGTATCTCGTTCTGAGCCGCCTGGTTAAGCCTCTCGGTGCAGCCACACTCCCTCAAGAGGTTGCCGAACATGAGCATCCCTATGAGGGGCACCGCCGGAGGCAGCACCAACCCGCAGGCGATGGTGCTTATGATCGGGAACAGCACCCTCTCGGTCTTGGTAACGGGGCGCAGCTGTTCCATCCTTATGCCCCGGTCCTCCTTGGTGGTGAACATCTTTATCACCGGGGGCTGGATTAGGGGGACGAGGGACATGTAGCTGTACGCCGCCACCGCCACGGCCCCCACGATCCTAGGGGCCAGCTTCATGCAAAGGTATATGGAGGTCGGGCCGTCGGCCCCTCCTATTATGCCTATCGCAGCGGCCTCCTTGATGTTGAAG encodes the following:
- a CDS encoding sodium ion-translocating decarboxylase subunit beta codes for the protein MELYLAALKGLIEQSGLVGLSGGNIVMIVVALVLLYLAIAKGFEPLLLTPIAFGCLLVNLPLSGIVDPGGFLYYVSFGTKHEIYPIIIFMGIGALTDFGPLLANPITFLLGAAAQLGVFVAVVGAMFLGFNIKEAAAIGIIGGADGPTSIYLCMKLAPRIVGAVAVAAYSYMSLVPLIQPPVIKMFTTKEDRGIRMEQLRPVTKTERVLFPIISTIACGLVLPPAVPLIGMLMFGNLLRECGCTERLNQAAQNEILNATTIFLGITVGATMEAESFLTAATIKIIALGLVAFIFSTAGGTIFGQVMKVLSGGKINPVIGAAGVSAVPMAARVCQRVVQQEYPGSYVLMHAMGPNVAGVIGTAVAAGAMLTLLTA